A genomic window from Brassica oleracea var. oleracea cultivar TO1000 chromosome C8, BOL, whole genome shotgun sequence includes:
- the LOC106312064 gene encoding GATA transcription factor 11-like, with the protein MNWLPEEEFNDSFFDDLINQINFPLEDTTTNGEGEDWESKFQHLEPPPMDLFTTFPSEFTSSHVINKEVAPVPVLKQSSSPSPPDVKVSKLFQSSSPVSVLESSDASFSPQNLISQCLAFPVKGMRSKRKRPTAQRLRFLYPFEASKPEAYYSSEQHAKKQRKTSHTEASSYDDGIVRRCTHCETTKTPQWREGPNGPKTLCNACGVRFRSGRLVPEYRPASSPTFIPSLHSNSHRKIIEMRRKEGDEFDNSMIHSRA; encoded by the exons ATGAATTGGTTACCTGAAGAGGAATTCAATGACAGTTTCTTTGATGATCTCATCAACCAAATCAATTTTCCACTTGAAGACACCACCACCAATGGTGAGGGAGAAGATTGGGAATCCAAATTTCAACACCTAGAGCCTCCTCCCATGGACTTGTTTACTACTTTCCCCTCTGAGTTCACCTCCTCTCATGTCATTAACAAGGAGGTTGCCCCTGTACCTGTGTTG AAACAGTCCAGCTCTCCATCACCTCCTGATGTTAAAGTCTCTAAGCTATTCCAGTCTTCAAGCCCAGTGTCAGTACTTGAGAGCAGCGACGCTTCTTTCTCGCCACAGAACTTAATATCTCAGTGTTTGGCTTTCCCTGTGAAAGGCATGAGAAGCAAGCGCAAACGCCCCACAGCACAGAGATTAAGATTCCTTTACCCGTTTGAAGCCAGTAAGCCCGAGGCTTACTACTCTTCTGAGCAACATGCCAAGAAGCAACGCAAGACCAGCCACACAGAGGCGAGTAGCTATGATGATGGGATAGTGAGGAGATGCACTCATTGCGAGACAACCAAGACTCCTCAATGGAGGGAAGGGCCCAATGGGCCAAAGACACTCTGCAACGCTTGTGGAGTCCGGTTCAGATCTGGCCGTCTAGTTCCTGAATACAGACCAGCCTCAAGCCCGACGTTTATCCCATCTCTGCATTCAAACTCACACAGGAAGATCATCGAGATGAGGAGGAAGGAAGGTGATGAGTTTGACAACAGCATGATTCACTCCAGAGCATAA